A DNA window from Desulfurobacteriaceae bacterium contains the following coding sequences:
- a CDS encoding type III pantothenate kinase — MEKLLVDVGNTFLKVALEKEGKIKLLKKFSTKKVLKCPKILSDLCNVKIERTGISSVVKELNPILKKIFKDALFISANTPLPIKINYKNKRLLGADRIANACGGLLYGDSFSVVSVGTTVVVDLVKDRVFEGGVIFPGFELMAESLSLKTSQLPKVESFKKTGIPSKSTVECIENGVLLSIVGGIKEALSIYKTEKVIITGGGGYLVKDFIKDAIYIDNLTFEGISRIIDHQKAL, encoded by the coding sequence ATGGAGAAACTCCTAGTAGATGTTGGAAATACTTTTCTTAAAGTAGCTCTTGAAAAAGAGGGAAAAATAAAGTTATTAAAGAAATTTTCAACAAAGAAAGTTTTAAAGTGTCCAAAGATACTTTCAGATCTTTGTAATGTGAAAATAGAAAGGACTGGAATATCCTCTGTTGTGAAAGAATTGAATCCGATTCTAAAAAAAATTTTTAAAGATGCTCTTTTTATATCTGCAAATACTCCTCTTCCTATCAAAATTAACTACAAAAACAAAAGACTGCTTGGTGCTGACAGAATAGCCAATGCTTGTGGTGGACTCCTTTACGGGGATAGTTTTTCTGTTGTAAGTGTTGGAACAACGGTAGTTGTGGATTTAGTAAAAGATAGAGTTTTCGAAGGAGGAGTTATTTTTCCAGGTTTTGAACTAATGGCAGAGTCTTTAAGTCTAAAAACTTCTCAGCTTCCTAAGGTGGAAAGTTTTAAAAAAACAGGTATTCCATCGAAGAGTACGGTTGAATGTATAGAGAATGGAGTTCTTCTTTCTATTGTTGGAGGAATAAAAGAAGCTCTTAGTATTTACAAGACAGAAAAAGTCATAATTACTGGTGGGGGAGGATATTTAGTTAAAGATTTTATAAAAGATGCTATATACATTGACAATCTTACATTTGAAGGTATTTCAAGGATCATTGATCACCAAAAAGCTCTTTAA
- a CDS encoding 4Fe-4S dicluster domain-containing protein produces MRKFTRREAIKVTLGSFLAGIFSSCDLSDLKNPKTMIKTPIKTNILRPPGAVPEEEFAKKCIRCGRCGEVCPYHCIKYFDVKSGGVFSGTPYINVMEVPCYLCMKCVYVCPTGALVPCDKDEVRMGVAVINREACVSWQQEKTGLMCKTCFNVCPFAGIAIKIDHDFRPYIVEEYCTGCGICAYSCIADQYPENNGKKAITIEPVKWKKIKKVKLEDIKKS; encoded by the coding sequence ATGAGAAAGTTCACTAGAAGAGAAGCTATAAAAGTGACTTTAGGTTCATTCCTCGCGGGTATTTTTTCATCTTGTGATCTGTCTGATTTAAAAAATCCCAAAACAATGATCAAAACACCGATAAAAACCAACATTTTGCGTCCACCTGGAGCCGTGCCGGAAGAAGAATTTGCAAAAAAGTGTATTAGATGCGGAAGATGTGGAGAAGTCTGTCCTTACCACTGCATAAAATACTTCGATGTAAAGAGTGGAGGAGTCTTTTCTGGTACACCTTATATTAATGTTATGGAAGTGCCTTGTTATTTGTGTATGAAATGTGTCTATGTTTGTCCAACAGGTGCTTTAGTTCCTTGTGATAAAGATGAAGTTAGAATGGGAGTTGCTGTAATCAACAGAGAAGCCTGTGTAAGCTGGCAACAGGAAAAAACAGGTCTCATGTGTAAAACTTGCTTTAACGTTTGTCCATTTGCAGGAATTGCAATAAAAATAGACCACGATTTTAGACCTTACATCGTTGAAGAATACTGCACAGGCTGTGGAATATGTGCATATTCTTGCATTGCAGACCAATACCCAGAAAACAATGGTAAAAAAGCAATAACAATAGAACCTGTAAAATGGAAAAAGATTAAGAAAGTGAAGCTGGAAGACATTAAGAAAAGCTAA
- a CDS encoding chaperone NapD, which yields MPIAGCVVSIKPSKAKEAEEKISLIPGVEIYGGELKEEGKIYYLVVVIEGDTFEDLEFIESQIKEIEGVLNVSVAEAYFLDEFEKIEKGETVPSNPFGRRRGETEIPTLPIEENDEKVH from the coding sequence GCTGGATGTGTCGTTTCCATAAAACCTTCTAAGGCAAAAGAGGCAGAAGAAAAAATATCTTTAATTCCTGGAGTTGAGATATACGGTGGAGAACTGAAAGAAGAGGGAAAAATCTACTACCTAGTAGTTGTTATCGAAGGAGATACTTTTGAAGATTTGGAGTTCATTGAAAGCCAGATAAAGGAAATAGAAGGCGTCCTTAATGTTTCCGTTGCTGAAGCTTACTTCTTGGACGAATTTGAGAAAATAGAAAAGGGAGAAACTGTCCCTTCAAATCCGTTTGGAAGGAGAAGAGGAGAAACAGAGATACCTACCTTACCTATAGAGGAAAATGATGAGAAAGTTCACTAG
- a CDS encoding 4Fe-4S binding protein codes for MKGKSFLEKIRSSLGKINTWRFFILFSAFVVIIGNPFVNYKWDINFIQGWFQSFGIGNLWIVSPLEGLETILTAKFLYTATIVGMVVPVLLAFLLGRVFCSWLCPIEFLSNLTDRVLGFLSKKLRYRKDLITLPRRIIWFVLITELLITLIIGYPMFVWWSPPGLVGREAMFYAFYKVITIEIVIVVAVLFFNLLTRRFFCRYFCPLGATLALIGKKRQLVIKYDKDKCINCKACDTKCPMGIKPSIGESQSVYCWNCAECVDTCPTKALSFTWNDDGIIKLKVHNSLTSMKNTDKLITTK; via the coding sequence GTGAAAGGAAAAAGCTTTCTTGAAAAAATAAGAAGTTCCTTAGGAAAAATAAACACGTGGCGTTTCTTTATCTTGTTTTCTGCTTTTGTCGTAATCATCGGTAATCCGTTTGTTAACTACAAATGGGATATAAACTTCATTCAAGGGTGGTTTCAGTCTTTTGGTATTGGGAACCTTTGGATAGTTTCTCCCTTAGAAGGACTTGAGACAATTCTAACTGCTAAATTTCTCTACACTGCCACAATTGTTGGTATGGTAGTTCCTGTCCTTTTAGCTTTTTTACTTGGCAGAGTCTTCTGTAGCTGGCTATGTCCGATAGAGTTTCTCTCAAATCTTACAGATAGAGTATTGGGCTTCCTCTCCAAAAAACTAAGATACAGGAAAGATTTAATAACCCTTCCAAGAAGGATAATCTGGTTTGTTCTCATTACAGAACTTTTAATTACTCTGATCATTGGCTATCCAATGTTTGTTTGGTGGTCTCCTCCAGGACTTGTCGGTAGAGAAGCTATGTTTTACGCCTTTTATAAAGTAATAACAATAGAAATTGTTATAGTTGTAGCTGTTTTGTTTTTCAATCTACTTACAAGAAGATTCTTCTGCCGTTATTTTTGCCCCTTAGGAGCTACTCTTGCTCTCATTGGCAAAAAGAGGCAACTTGTAATCAAATACGACAAAGATAAATGTATAAACTGTAAGGCTTGTGATACAAAATGTCCTATGGGAATAAAGCCAAGCATCGGAGAAAGCCAATCGGTTTATTGCTGGAACTGTGCCGAGTGCGTAGATACGTGCCCGACAAAAGCTCTTAGTTTCACTTGGAATGATGATGGAATTATTAAATTAAAAGTTCATAATAGTTTGACAAGTATGAAAAATACTGATAAATTGATAACTACAAAATAA